The sequence GACATTTCTATGCATGTCAGGAGTTTAAAAAGCTACGAGATGAGTGGAGCACCAGAGGCACAGATGTGACATCACACGTGACCCTCGATGGAACCCTGAAACAAGAGAACTCTTCAAACGCCCTCTCGCATCACTAAACCATGACCagtgacatttatttcatatacaaACAGACACTACAGTACCTTCAAACCTCACTTGACCAAACATCTAAACTGCTGTTTTAAAGTCTTTATTCTGTCATTCTGAAGAAGCATCAGAGCCAGCTGCATAAGCAGACACTCATCTAACCCTGTGTCTCACTGTGTCTCTGTCTTCACAAGGACTTATCAGGCTAACTTCAGTCTGAAATCTTCTCTTTATGTAACAAGAAGTAGTCTTGGCAGCTCATGCATCCCTGCGGTCATCTGATCTTAACGTGTTAAAGAAGGTTTtataatgaacaataaaataagaGTGCAGATGCACagcagtttgtgtttattgacTGTAAATCTCACACAGCCACTGCATCACATgtcacttgtgtgtgtgtattatcaTAGAATGAGCTGGTTCTATCTACATGCACCGCGGTGCGTGTCCCCAATCTCACTGCTAGATGTCGGCAGAAATCACACGATGGTCCTTTAAAGAAAGATGCATTTGTTTTGAGCGCAGGGTTACAACTTCTATACAGATCAAGAGCGGCTTTGTTTTAGATCTAGACGTGTAAACATGCAAATATACATGTAGTGTCtttatattgtaaaatgaaaatgagtttCTTACTTTTGAACAAAAGAGAGAAACCAAAGAACCAACATGAGACCCAAGAGCACACAGAGAACAATCCACAGACCCGTGAATGTGCAATAAAAACTGCGTGATTCTTTCATTATCTGTcgaatatttgtgtgtttgatccGGTCAGGTCGGGTCATAAGCTTCCGTAGATGGCGCCAAATACTGACATTCTACGCGAACACGGCACGCGCGTGTTTATGAAGCCCACCTCACTCCACGCCCACCCGCACGCGCTGCAGCTCTCAGTAACAGTCACCTGCGGACACTACAGACTGTGTGTATTTGTAATGAACACACGGTTAATGTGAGTTTTGTTGTCGTTATTTCGGCGGTGATGGTCTCGTGTGCTGATGATGACTCGGATACTcccgctgctgctgctgctcgtcttctgctgtctgtctgtccgctGTCTTCAGAATCAGTCCGATCAGCAGCATCACAAAAGAGCTTTTCCCGTCATATCGATTCATTATGAGGCGGTTCGGACGCCTTTTGAGGTCGCGCTCTGGATCCTGCTCGCGTCACTCATGAAACTCGgtgagaaataaacaaacaactttttattaCAGTTCCAAATATCACATTAACATCATTCATATGCTCTTAATTATAAGTTAAGACATGACGACACGCATATGACGCCATTATTACcatgtttgttttctgaacATCAGAATTGTGTGACTTTCTATAAACAAGTTAATAATATTGTATTCAATTTCTCTGTTTGTGCTGACCTCATGCTGAGAGTTTATCTCAGTCTAAAcccgtgtgtgcgtgcgtgtttgtgaTCAGAGAATTGTGGGTGTGTTCATCTCTGTGTCAGCACTGAATGTTGATAAACACTCTTCTAGTGTGAATGTGAAGGCTGATAAATTTAGTGATAGACATCAACACTGACCAATAACAGACAACCAGTTTTCTAAGTGAAATTCATATAGAAATGTTTCACTGGAGGAAACTGGACAAAGCCCAGAGCTCATGTCAGTGGTTCActtcattccaaacatgttcACATGACTTTATATatgcagggctctagagtgcgactaaaccttatttttcaatggtgcgACTTAAAATTATCagaggtcgcaccggtgcgatCAGCCATTCGAGGGGAAAAAAGTCTCCGCAACTCTGAAAGTCTTCCTGTGATTCAATAAAAGACACACATTAGAcccatatcgtggtctaaaccaatcaatGATAGTGAGGGGcggacccccctctgattggctgtggtccagatattcctgcACGTGAGTGTACCACAGGTCGCATTAACTATAAATTCTCTGTCATTGACGGATTTTTCGCccgtgacggaaaaatctgatggcCGCCCGTCATTTTGgcggattacaatgagggcaatttgtaaatccccaTTTCACTTCAGCGTGATATGCTCGAAAAGCAACCtgcgtgttttcacctgttattgttactgacagttcacctatccaagtaaaccacataacatgaagaatgaaggagtattaatgcacatttcccgccagtcctgtaTAAACTATGTCAcgaaaagttttttatacaatgttttcgtgagttgACGGAGCTCACAGTctgcagcaccaggagttatcaCCGCTCCGCtcctcacgcgagccggaccgcgatcgcaaaacatacaagagatgatcaaaagtctaGATAAACACACgataaacaacgtaaaacttgcttcactgcttattatttgttgtccgtaatgtttgctAATttcttgtgtagtgataatgtcagagctctcgttctttaaatgtgctgcaccattttcattactttcgttttattcaaacggttttgtacagtatttttatagacttcaacactaggatttttttaaataaattgttaatagAGTAAGTCTCTCACCACTGGAAAGTGACTTTTTCTTGTGATACgggactgttgtgcttttaatttcatcattgaCCTTTAAACACGATTtactccaaattccgttcctaaAAATCACAGCGCTTCAGTCGACATCAGCcataatttttgttaaatacacaagatatgagcaaaataaaaagtgatttggaaagggcttgaatatggtatcaaaaactgtatcggctttattgggcattcggttGTATCACAATACAACAAGTTCCGGGACGccagtacagcgtgatgacgtcacgaacataCAAATTAGCACCTAACACCACCTTGAACCATAGTGATGGGTAATGACAGATTATGACGGAGTTTTTACGAGCATGTtagtcaaaatgacggacaaaaaaacactagcgcaacctctggtgtgtacgtttgaaaatgcgtgtgctgcagtgagacagagaggTTAGGAGACTAATGCTGTTAGTTAAACAGAGTGACTGTAGAAGgggatgatgagagaagatgaaaagaacaattcacaactttttcgtaaataatgttaatttaaggcctgatccgtccaaaaatcataagcaatgctccGACACAGAGCCTTCAAGCATTGGTCCATTTATCTTTagatcttttaagtttaaatttcacttCACTGAAGCAATTTAAgcaccaacactttttcagtaaattACCTTTCTTGTAAgtttgtgcttcaaataaagaacttaatGTTGAACAGTGCtcccccgtgacccgaggtagttcggataagcggcagaaaatggatggatggatggatgttgaaCAGATGgtaagataaacatttacaagtaaatttttCCCATATGGACATTAAACAAAAGTGAACTGGTCAAAGcaggtaaatgttaaatgcgatgcggtctaaaatttgggtgcacctaacttttgtgctggtgcacccaagaaaaaaagtaaggcgcaccagtgcaaccagtgcaaaaagttagtctagagccctgatatggatgtaaacacacacagttctcTCACTTTATGATACCACGGTCGGACTCCTAAATGTAACATGCTTTTTGTGAAGCCCACTTATCCATGTGTGATGATAATGGGACAAGTTATTGttctcaaacaaaaacaaatatagacAACTTTGGAAGGAATAATTGTATCAAGAAAGGAGAGCTAATAGAATGAAGACTTTGAGAAGTGAAATGGTCATAATGTTCACTAGACAATTTGAAATCTTTCATTCCGCTGAAGTTGTCTTGGAATATTCTGAAAGCTCTTGATCCCAGAACATTCATGTTTCAAAGCTTTGTTCATTTCACAcacatcagatcagatcagatcaaCCATCCTACTGGGACAGAAGCAgatttgtgtaatatttttttttataatttagtcatttggcagacgcttttatccaaagggacttacagtgcacttattacagggacaatccccctggagcaacatggagtaaagtgtcttgctcaaggacacactggtggtggctgctgggatcgaaccagcaacctttgatttaccagttcagtggtttaacccactagaccaccatctcacatgcatctcacatttgtgtatttttcttcttcaggTTTCCATCTGATCCCACGTCTGTCCAGCGTGGTCCCCGAGAGTTGTCTGTTGATCGCTGTGGGTTTACTGCTGGGCGGTTTGATCCGTGTGATAGGTGAAAATCCCCCCGTGCTCGATTCCCAGCtgttcttcttctgtctccTCCCTCCCATCATCCTGGACGCTGGCTATTTCCTGCCGATCCGACCTTTCACGGAGAATGCCGGCACCATCCTAACCTTCGCGGTGGTGGGAACATTGTGGAACTCCTTTTTCGTGGGGGCGGGGCTGTACGGAGTGTGTCGTCTGGAGGGCGGCGGTCTCGCTTCGGTGGACCTGTTGTCCTGCCTGCTGTTCGGATCGATAGTGTCAGCCGTGGATCCAGTGGCCGTGCTCGCTGTCTTTGAGGAGATCCACATCAATGAGCTACTGCACATCCTGGTGTTCGGAGAATCGCTGCTCAACGATGCCGTTACTGTGGTGAGAAACACCAGTCCGTCCCTGCGTGCTAATTCCCATATTATGTGTTGAGAGATATTTCACCCACACCTCGCTGCTAGTCACTTTTATTCATGAAGCGCTTCTTGTTGTTTGGATGTTACATGTTTGCTTGTTTGCTGCAGGTGCTGTATCATTTGTTTGAGGAGTTTGCTCACGTGGGCGAGGTGACCCCGGGCGACGTCTTTCTGGGCGTTCTGTGTTTCTTTGTGGTGGCTCTGGGGGGCGTGATGGTGGGCGCGGTGTACGGCGTGCTGGCTGCTTTTACGTCAAGGTTTACTGCGCACTCGCGTGTGATCGAGCCCCTCTTCGTGTTTCTGTACAGCTACATGGCGTATCTGTCTGCTGAAGTCTTCCACCTGTCCGGCATCATGGCGTGAGTGTTTCTATCATGTGACAGGTTAAGGTCTCCGACTGGATGCTGTTTCTGACCAGTCTCGTCTGCTGCCTCAGGCTCATCGCGTGTGGCGTGCTGATGCGGCCGTACGTGGAAGCCAACATTTCCCACAAGTCTTACACCACCATCAAATATTTCCTGAAGATGTGGAGTAGCGTGAGCGAGACGCTGATCTTCATCTTTTTAGGCGTGTCCACAGTGGCCGGACCCCACGTTTGGAACTGGACATTTGTCAGCATCACAATCGTCTTGTGTCTGGTGTCCAGAGTTCTGGGTAAGGGTTGATATTTTATGCTGTGACCGTATCGATGTCTGCTTCAGTCACTGAATTATTGAAATAACACTTTGTTTGGCTACTGCTTCTTTAACATTCACCACAAATTCAGAGAAAATGTCATAATATTGCCAAGACGTTTGACACACGCTTTATTTTGTGCGATATGAATAGCAAGGCATGATTATGATCAAGTTGATGTTCTGCTCTCTGGTTAGGTGTGGTCGGTTTAACGTACATCATAAATAAGTATCGTATGGTCAAGCTGAGCGGTAAAGATCAGTTCATCGTGGCATATGGAGGATTGAGGGGAGCTATTGCCTTTTCTCTGGTCTTCTTGCTGTCCAGCGATGACTTTGCAATGAAGAACATGTTTCTAACCGCCATCATCACCGTCATCTTCTTCACGGTTTTTGTGCAGGTGACTAAATAAAAGTCCCATGAATTCATATTTCCCTTTGGTTCACACTTCACGCGTCTCTTGGGCTGTTACAGGGGATGACCATCCGGCCTCTCGTTGATCTTCTAGCTGTGAAGAAGAAGAAACAGAGCAAAACTTCAATCATTGAGGAAATTCACACACAGGTGATGGTGTCGGAAGCTTTACCCACAAAACCCTTTCTGGCAAAGAGCAAAGATCTAACTAATGAAATGTCTGCTTTTGTGTGTCGTGTAGTTTATGGAGCATTTGTTGGCTGGAATAGAAGGCGTGTGTGGGCACTACGGACACCGTCATTGGAGGGAAAAGTGTGTTTCATATTCATGACGCTGTTCTTCAGACACTTTTAGCTTTATGatcatgaaaaaaatgacacacttatAATCAACTTGTGTAAGAGAGACAATGTGCAGTGTGGTGTAAACTCGTGCTGACATGATTCTGAATAACCCTTCTGCCCATATAGACTGAGGGAAAGATTGATGgatttaatgttattatttgatgACTAAACAAGATACTGTGAAACATACCGAATGTCACCGTATATGTTCTTGAAACGACATGAATTATGATAAAAAGTGCTCTGGTCATCGCTCAGATGTTGTTGTGCGTTTATCTGGCAGGATGAATCGTTTTAATAAGCGCTACGTGAAGCGTTGTCTGATCGGTGGAGAACGCTCGCAGGAACCTCAGCTCATCTCCTTCTATAATAAAATGGAGCTCAAACAAGCCATGATGCTGCTGGAGAGCAACAGTTCAGCCAGTCTGAACACTGCAGGACACACAACCACCACAAtgtgagtcacacacacacacacacacacacacacacactgctcacaCGCtctttacatgtgtgtgtgtgtgtgtgtgtgtgtctgcagagaGCAGAGCAGCAGAAGAACtctaaacatttctaaagagCGAGAAGAAGAGATCAGAAAGATTCTCAGAGCCAACCTGCAGAAGACCCGGCAGAGAGTGAGATGTGTTTGAATATCACAATACTAACCCCCCTTAAATACATTTACCCCACAAGTGAGAAACACATGCCTAATCTGAATTTACCCTTTGGAGACGTCCTCATAgtcaaaattgtaaaaatgcaaaaatgttcttttaaggtaaaaatttggttaggtttcagtttttataacTAGAAATCCAtggaatatgtgtgtgtgtagttacGCTCATACAGCAGACACACACTGATGCCAGATCCTGCAGAAGATGACTGGAGCGAGACACATCTCAGAAAACAGCGTGTGGAAATCCAGAGACGGGTGAGCATCACTTCATGTTACATCTGAACAGTTTATGTACTGTCATCTTCAGAGCGAAGGActttttctttggtgtttatCAAGAATAATCTAACCATATTTTGATAGTATGGCTGTTGAGCTCTTTAAAGAATCTTCAGATTTGTGTCAAGAACAAACCACAAACCGTACCGTATGTTCATGAATCACATCACAGATGATGGGAATCTCCTTGATTTGCACACGAACGTCTTGATTTGAAAAGCATGTTTGTTTCAAATGCAATAATCCAATTGTGTGGATTAATTAGAGTATGTTGATTGAATGTTGcaccatcttgggaggatcgcTGCTGGTGCATTctatgcagtgttttgtttttcttgtttgattaggaaatataactatagTAGGTCGGTATTGCGGTGTTAAAAACCCTATTAGCATCACAAAGAATCCTTCAGGACAAGTACATAGTTCTTTCACTATTGATTACTCcacatatcaaacaaaacaagtaacgatacatatcaaaacaataataacagtGGAAtgtgatcctcccaagatggcgacGCCACCGCAACATGCTACATAGAGCGTGACATAAGCTTCACATTCTCTGTTTAAGAGGTAGGGTTTACAGAAGAATGAATGTTTGGTTATGTCTGTCCGTCTATTTTACAGATGAGTCTGTTTCTAACTGGTCCTGCTCATCGACAGGAGTCTCCACCAATGAGACGAGCTCGCTTTGAATCAGGTGCGCCACTAACTAGTGTttcttctctctgttctctcatGCTGGTGatgttgatgatgtcattacTTCTTCCAGATAACCAAGAGCATGTGACCAGGCCGAGTGTTCCGTTGAACGTTACTCCAGTTTCATCCGTCCTTCAGGACTCAGTCACAATAGACAATGAAAGCGAGAAAAGTGATGAGTCCAGATGGAGACGACACGGAGGAGACGAGAAACAGGAGGGTGAGCGAGGAATCAGGGGAAGGAAGCCGAGTGTTACCTTTGCTTTAGATTTGGACGAACAAAAACGTTCCCGCTGTCTGAGCGATCTGGGTCCAAACCAACTGAACGAAGACGATGAGGAGTCGTTTTTATCACATTGATCACCTCACAGTGTTTGtttcatgtgtgtttaaaaaagttgATTGTGAAACTGGAGTCAGTGGTCTGGCGAGTCGTAAAAGTCTAATGCTTAAAATCAAaatgtgcttgtttgtttgttttaatgcaaatgaTTTTGGAGCacacagtgaaattaaaatggtaAACAGATGAGGATTTTCCTCCTGAAGAAGTGTGATCTACACAAATGGTCTCAAgttgtatatacagtaaatttaaGTGTAAGGGGTCATTTGTTGCTTAATTCTGAGAACAGTCGATCTTAAAGCTCACAGGACTCATTTGAGAGTAAAGCGTCACTGTGGAAGAGATCTGCTGAGACTTCATTAAGACGATTCATAACATACACAATAACACAAGCCAAGTCCCACACATGACAACGTCCTCTCACCGTGAGCTCAGTGTGGATTAAACTGCTGTTTGCTGGACGATGATGGCTGTAGATTACAGTGGAACTTGGAAACTTTATGAACAGGAGAATGCAGAAGAGTTTCTCAGAGCCATCTGTGAGttacagcaaaataaaagtctggagATGTTTTTCATGTGTGTATGCAttatgaatgatgtttttatcgACAGCTATTCCAgttctgttttttaaaatgataaatgaagtGAAACCTGTAACGACGATTCATCAGAATGGAAATGAATTCACCATCTGTGTGAAATCTGCGGTGAGAAGTCACACAAACTCCTTCAGCATCGGCACAGAGACTCTCTTCAACACCATAGACGGAAAGCAAATCAAGGTTCAGAGCATTCACGTGGACTTTCTGTTATGATGTTATTACTGTTACTGTTTGACTACCAAAATATATCTAGAAGAAACTTCGCTTTTTTGTCGTAAATGTCAAAACATGATCTGCACACAATCgcagttttttctttattaccAGCGTCACTttaactgtcatcatttaccggAAGCTGTTCGTGTAACATCTTGATAATGACACGTGAATCAGCGCGCGGCAGGTTTCAAAATTCTTTGAATCAGTTTACACCGGAAAAATGTGCTTCACTGAACCGAAGAAGTCTCTCCTAGATCTCTCAAGAACAACGAGGCAATAATGTGTTCGGACACTTTAAAATAATGGAAATAACTGGTCAAAAGACCTGAATGATTTGATTATAGTTCACAGTCTCACCTGCGTGGCTGGTTACCtgatagcacaatccatctggttTACGTCTTTTTGACGTCTAGAGGTACATCTTCAATACACAGTTTGCTTAACTTCAATACATCTCGTAGACGTCTGGATGTCCgtaaaacatctgctaaacatctaaGAAGGAGCCATTtcacatccattctaaatcagacacattttacagctgtggttctcaactctggccgcgagatccattttcctgcagagtttagccccaactctgataaaacacctaaAAAGGCttatcagtgacttcaggaacagacgcgttcaatttaatgttgggctgcgcagattgtttgggatatcgcattaaagtaccgcgagagcgattcaaatgcgttccgagcaatctgcactttaatcgctctcgcggtacaaTCAAAGTCTATGAGGGGAGTCATAATCTGGCGGGGGGTGCAAATTAGGCACAACAccggctaaactcggcaggaagaTGGATCTCGCGGGCTAGAGTTGAGTCTTACAGagacagcagacgtctccgagacgtattgcagatgtctagcagatgtaaatgcagacgtcataTAGACGTAACCCGGATGGAGTGGACTATCAGTGCACGGTTGCCAAGCAACAGTGACAGgtgaaataaataattcaaaataatgacCCAAACGAATGTGCACACGCTTTCGACCAAGACTTTTTTAACACTAGAAGACCCACTTTTACacattatgtttattaatgtgtataataacattttcaacTCAGCTTGAGAGTTGATTGATTTCTTTGATATGTTGATCTTTTTGTTCTATTTTAGGCAACAGCTCAACTGATGGATGGCAAGATTGTGATTGAGACGGAAAAATTCACACATGTGAGAGAGATTGATGGAGAGGACATGATAGAGGTTAGACGAACATTCTTTTTCATTAATGTTAGAAAATGTAAAGCAAAAAttgtctttttgttgttgttgttgtttgttccAGACAATTACTTACGGAAGTGCTAAACTCATCCGGAGAAGCAGACGCATATAATTTGACTGCTGTTTCCTACACCATCCAAATGTAATAATACAtgattttgtcttgtttaaCCGTGTGTTTTGTGCATTAAACACGTGTCCAAAtgctttagtttagtttatttgttgTCATCATTGTTTAACAAATGGAGCCCTTCACACCTGGATGAAGATAGTTATGACATAAGACAGTTCTCCTGTCTGCCTGCAGTTCTGGCGTGTGTCTGTAGGGGCGCTGTGGGCGTTGAGTGTTTGTGATTCTGCAGTAGTGCGTAAAAGCATCTGGGAGTAGCGCGTGAGACTTTTAGCACGTAAAGTGTCGTTTATACTCCTTAAAGGTTAAATATTCATCATGTCTCGATACATGAGGCCGCCCAACACGTCACTCTTCGTCCGAAATATTTCCGACAAATCTCGGTAAGAGAAACTTTTGATTTGGTTGACGAATTTGCTCAGATTGTATAGCTTGATGGCTAACGTTATTCTTTAATCCATCTTTATTTTACTAATAAAACGATCGTTATTTTATATGGCtatgtgcattttaaagatcGTCGTCTTGTTTTTGATAACGTTAAGTGCTTTGATTAGTAATAATTGTTTCATCGTGTTATTAATAGAACGATTAATTTACAATTCCTGCTACTGTAATGtgtaacgttatctcatgaatCTGAAGGAGCACATGTATCTATTAAATGTTTATCATGACCTCAACCGAAATGCTTGTATTACTcctgaagaaataaaatatgattgaAGTTCTTGACGGATGAATTCTGCTGTTTATTATCATGATGTAAATTAAAGGTCTGTGATGTCGCAGTGTTTCATGTGACGCTATTGGTCCTCCTGAGATCTTTGAAATGCACGGATGTCATCTTTACTGAATCTCTAGTCAACAGTGAGCTACATTGCTGGCATGGAAGTGAAAAGctcagtgcattatgggatactGTACATTGGCTGTAATCCAGAAATATGTAAATTCAGATGCCCTTCAGACCGTCACCACGTCCCCATGAACGTGTACTAAACATGCATTGTTTTCGGTGTCCAGACCAGAGGACCTGCGCAGAGAGTTTGGCCGTTATGGCCCCATTGTTGATGTCTACGTTCCTCTCGACTTCTATTCACGGCGACCCAGAGGATTCGCATACATTCAATATCCTTTTCATTTCAACTTCAGTTGCAGCCGCTGTTCTTATGGTTCTTGAACTTCGCTTTATGGGAAAAGCGCACTATAATACACTTATTTCTAACCTTTATTTCTCTGTTGTTGCCTCAGACTGTGTAAAGGTGTCCAGTCGTGGAGCCCGGCACAAAGACAGAGTTAAGAGCCCGGTGTAGTGTAGGACTAAA comes from Triplophysa dalaica isolate WHDGS20190420 chromosome 25, ASM1584641v1, whole genome shotgun sequence and encodes:
- the slc9a1b gene encoding sodium/hydrogen exchanger 1b, translated to MMTRILPLLLLLVFCCLSVRCLQNQSDQQHHKRAFPVISIHYEAVRTPFEVALWILLASLMKLGFHLIPRLSSVVPESCLLIAVGLLLGGLIRVIGENPPVLDSQLFFFCLLPPIILDAGYFLPIRPFTENAGTILTFAVVGTLWNSFFVGAGLYGVCRLEGGGLASVDLLSCLLFGSIVSAVDPVAVLAVFEEIHINELLHILVFGESLLNDAVTVVLYHLFEEFAHVGEVTPGDVFLGVLCFFVVALGGVMVGAVYGVLAAFTSRFTAHSRVIEPLFVFLYSYMAYLSAEVFHLSGIMALIACGVLMRPYVEANISHKSYTTIKYFLKMWSSVSETLIFIFLGVSTVAGPHVWNWTFVSITIVLCLVSRVLGVVGLTYIINKYRMVKLSGKDQFIVAYGGLRGAIAFSLVFLLSSDDFAMKNMFLTAIITVIFFTVFVQGMTIRPLVDLLAVKKKKQSKTSIIEEIHTQFMEHLLAGIEGVCGHYGHRHWREKMNRFNKRYVKRCLIGGERSQEPQLISFYNKMELKQAMMLLESNSSASLNTAGHTTTTIEQSSRRTLNISKEREEEIRKILRANLQKTRQRLRSYSRHTLMPDPAEDDWSETHLRKQRVEIQRRMSLFLTGPAHRQESPPMRRARFESDNQEHVTRPSVPLNVTPVSSVLQDSVTIDNESEKSDESRWRRHGGDEKQEGERGIRGRKPSVTFALDLDEQKRSRCLSDLGPNQLNEDDEESFLSH